Genomic DNA from bacterium:
CCGCTGCAACGCCGAGCATGGCGTCGTTCGGTAGCGCGATGCTGGCACTCCCCGTGCTGAAGGTGAGGTTCGCGAAACCCGTCCAAGGGCTCGCGAGCGCATAGGCGTCGACGTAGTCCGTCGCATCGAGGAAACCCGCCAATACGCTGAAGCGGCCTCCGGCGAAGCGCTGGCGCCAATAGAGGTTCGTCGTGCGCCAACGTTGGTTGCTGAAGGGCGCGGCCATCACGCCGACGTAACCCGCCTCGAAGCCGTACCCGCCGGGCGGGATGTCGGAATAGCGGTGGCGGTGCTCGACCTTCCAGACGAGGGCGCCCGGCTGATCTCCGCTCCGGTCGACGAGGTCCCAGGAGCCGAAGAAGCGAACCATTCCGCTGCTCGCAAAGTCGTCGCCCACGCTCTCGTCCGAGAGCAGGGCCTGGGCGCTGTAGTCGCCACCGAAGTGAATGCCGGTGTCCTCCTGGACTTGGTTCTTCCAACCGCGATAGCGCTCTAGGAAGTCCGCCTCCAGCAGCGGCTGCTTTTGCCGCTCGTCTTCTTCGAGCTGATTCTCGACGCCGTCGGGGCCCTCGAAGCCGGCGCCCGCCGCGGCGCCCGGCGCCACTCCGAGGCCGATGGCAGCCGCCAGAAGCCAATGCACGCGACGCGAGGAGATCACTTGAACAACGTCGCCAGCACGTTCTCGACCACCGGCGCCACGTTGAAGCCGATCAACCACTTCGGGCCGAAGGCATCGGACTGCTCGACGTAGTAGTTGATCTCCATGCTCAGCTTCCACGGACGGCCGCCGAGGATCAGAGTCTTTCCGAAGGAGAGGTTGAGCGGGATCGTCCACTGGTTGGCCTTGTGGTCATAGCTGAGGATCGGCGAGGTTCCGACGTTCCACCCGCCCGCCGGCAGGTAGGTCCCGAAGAGCTGGACGCTCGTGAGGCTGATGTCCGCGTCACCCGACCCACCGACGTTCCACTGATGGCTGGGGAACATGCCGATCACGTACTTCTTCGTCAGCTTGCCGACCAGGAACTCGGGGCCCAGGGTGAACCGGTCGGCACCGAGAGAGTCGCGGGTCGCTGTGGGGAGGGTTGAAACCACGCCTCCCGCCCACAGGATGCCACCCTTCGTCGTTCGCGCGTAAGCCAGGTCGAAGGCGATGTCGCCCAGGCCGAAGTCGGACTCGAATCCCAGATCGGTCGGATCGAATACGGGCTGGTCGAACTGGAGCGGGATCGCAGGCCGGAACAGGACCACGTCCCCATTCGCTCTGGGGAATGGGAAGCTCGGCTGGAAGAGCATGCCCGTCCCGTGTTGGTCGTCGGCGTCCGGCAGGTCCCCCTCGAAGATCCGGTGCTGGAGCTTCAGGGTGAGACTGGCCAGGGGCGTATTCGGGTTGGCGAGCTGCGCCGCGATCTCGTCGGCGGTGGGCTTCCCGGCGCCGTCCGCGGAGACGACCGGGGCACTGGACAGCGCGCCGACGGCCCCCGGATCGTCGACCGGCTGTCCGTCCTGAGCGTGAGCGGCCAGGGACCAGCCGACGAGCACTGCGATGACAAGGATGTGGGCAGGCCGGATGCGCATGTGGATTCCCTGGGCCGGGGCTCGGCTGCTGACGGCTCCAGAGGGAGCCGATGTCGGTAAGGAAAATAGAATGGCGACAACCGGATCGAGGAGGTAGCCATTTCCGGCAATGTCCGAGCCGTTTCACAGCCAGCAGTCCACCAGCTCCCACGTTCGATCGGTGGGAATTCCCCTCGTTCGAGCGGTTCAGCTCGAGCCCTTCGTCGCGGCTGCCGAGCGGCTCGGCATCCGAACGGAGCGCTATCTGGATCAGGTGCGGCTTTCGGGATCCGTCCTCGAGCGTCCCCAGGAGATGATCGCCCGCCGGCAGGTCTGGGGTTTCGCCAACCAAATCGAAAGGGAGCAAGGCCTCACGAACTATGGGCTCGAGGCGGCCACGACGGACCCGATCGCGACGCTTGGAGCCTTCGGCCGCCAACTCGCGACGGAGCCCACTCTCTGGATGGCGCTGGCGCGCCTGGCTCGTGAGTTCGGGCGCCACAGCACGCACGCCTGCCTACAGTTGGAGGAGTCCTCGGAGGGCATCCGGCTCATCCGCCATGACCAGCATGTAGACGCTCACTCAGAAGCGTAGAAATCTGATCATTTGGCCGGGGGGCGACGCAGCCCGCCGTTCCGGATTCCGATTCAGATCTTCCGGGTCGAAAGGTGAGCTTGCCCCGGTCTCGTGGACACCCCGGATCGCACGAAAGTGCGGTAGGAGTGTGTCATGGGAAAACGGAAGCGTCGATCGTTCACAGATGAATACAAGGCCGAGGTCGTGGAGCTGATCCGCAAGAGCGGGAAGA
This window encodes:
- a CDS encoding carbohydrate porin, yielding MISSRRVHWLLAAAIGLGVAPGAAAGAGFEGPDGVENQLEEDERQKQPLLEADFLERYRGWKNQVQEDTGIHFGGDYSAQALLSDESVGDDFASSGMVRFFGSWDLVDRSGDQPGALVWKVEHRHRYSDIPPGGYGFEAGYVGVMAAPFSNQRWRTTNLYWRQRFAGGRFSVLAGFLDATDYVDAYALASPWTGFANLTFSTGSASIALPNDAMLGVAAAGMITDHLYAIAGFGDANGDPEDPFEGFETFFEDHEYFSSFELGWTASQEQLMSENVHVTFWHIDERDSAATPSGWGANFSASKLLAEKWMPFLRAGWTQDGGSLLDRSVSAGFSYQAVEGRDQLGAAINWGRPNKDGFGPGLDDQWSFEVFYRWQIFRALAVTPSLQLVLDPALHPSESSLFILGLRLRYAL
- a CDS encoding AraC family transcriptional regulator — its product is MSEPFHSQQSTSSHVRSVGIPLVRAVQLEPFVAAAERLGIRTERYLDQVRLSGSVLERPQEMIARRQVWGFANQIEREQGLTNYGLEAATTDPIATLGAFGRQLATEPTLWMALARLAREFGRHSTHACLQLEESSEGIRLIRHDQHVDAHSEA